The Planococcus liqunii genome includes a region encoding these proteins:
- a CDS encoding YoaK family protein, with amino-acid sequence MENLKQQSEKMHIKKNETLYISTVLTIIASFLMGFLDAYTFLQQDEVFASAQTGNLVSLSSKLFSGEWKETMSHVWAFGGFLIGAFAGEAVMDRYQDKGVKRYRYYLLIQTVLLLVLALFQDQFTGALMIFLLGTLAGYELTIFRKFRGTVVNNGIMTGNTKNLMSHLYQLVFKNDSKAKDHLANLAATVLIFMLGAGAGTLTIRYNASYNLWAAFAISFLAFAWATVRPLRDS; translated from the coding sequence GTGGAAAATTTAAAGCAACAAAGTGAAAAAATGCACATCAAGAAAAATGAAACACTTTATATCAGCACTGTTTTGACGATCATCGCATCGTTTCTAATGGGATTTTTAGACGCTTATACATTCTTGCAGCAAGATGAAGTCTTTGCGAGTGCACAGACCGGCAATCTCGTCAGCTTAAGTTCAAAGCTCTTTTCAGGGGAATGGAAAGAAACCATGAGCCATGTTTGGGCATTTGGAGGATTTCTGATTGGTGCATTTGCCGGTGAAGCAGTCATGGACCGTTATCAAGATAAAGGCGTGAAAAGATACCGTTATTATTTATTGATCCAAACGGTTTTGCTGCTCGTACTTGCACTATTTCAGGATCAGTTTACCGGGGCACTTATGATCTTTTTACTTGGTACGCTTGCGGGATATGAACTGACCATCTTCCGTAAATTCCGGGGCACAGTGGTCAATAATGGAATCATGACTGGCAATACAAAAAACCTGATGAGCCATTTATATCAACTTGTTTTCAAAAATGATTCGAAAGCAAAAGACCATTTGGCCAATTTGGCAGCGACCGTCCTGATTTTCATGTTGGGTGCAGGAGCAGGTACACTTACCATCCGGTATAATGCCAGTTATAATCTTTGGGCTGCTTTTGCCATTTCGTTTCTTGCATTTGCATGGGCAACGGTTCGTCCATTGCGTGATTCATAA
- a CDS encoding twin-arginine translocase TatA/TatE family subunit, translating to MPNIGVPGLILILIIALIFFGPAKLPELGRAAGQTLREFKNSTKGLMDDATEDSKVDEDAEKEKMIKK from the coding sequence ATGCCAAACATAGGTGTACCAGGATTAATTTTAATCCTCATCATTGCATTAATCTTTTTTGGACCAGCGAAATTACCGGAGTTGGGTCGTGCTGCAGGACAAACTTTGAGAGAATTTAAAAACTCAACAAAAGGCCTCATGGACGATGCAACAGAAGATTCCAAAGTGGACGAAGACGCTGAAAAAGAAAAAATGATAAAAAAATAA
- a CDS encoding cation diffusion facilitator family transporter, which translates to MERKYQDLKRGERGAYLSIVAYLFLSAVKLLVGHLTGSEALQADGFNNTTDIVASLAVLIGLKISRRPPDENHHYGHWKAEPVASLVAAFVMIAVGLQVLYGAAVSAFLRQPEAPDPIAAWTGLLCAVVIYMVYRYNKKLALRIQSQSLMAAAKDNRSDAWVSVGAAIGIFGSQFGLPWLDPAAALVVGFLICKTGWDIFREASHDLTDGFDEEKLKTYEQAVYTVAGVKGVKNIRARKYGNNPVVDVVILVNSKLGIAAAHDISNEVEDLLMKRHGVIEAHVHVEPK; encoded by the coding sequence ATGGAACGGAAATACCAGGATTTAAAACGCGGCGAACGGGGAGCATACCTCAGCATCGTTGCTTATCTTTTTTTGTCGGCAGTTAAATTGCTGGTCGGGCATTTGACCGGTTCGGAAGCATTGCAAGCGGACGGATTTAATAACACCACTGATATAGTGGCTTCCTTAGCAGTTCTAATTGGCTTGAAGATATCGCGGCGCCCGCCTGATGAAAATCATCATTACGGACATTGGAAAGCAGAACCGGTGGCTTCTTTGGTGGCGGCTTTTGTGATGATCGCAGTTGGCCTCCAGGTTCTTTATGGAGCTGCTGTTTCTGCTTTTCTCCGGCAGCCGGAAGCACCTGATCCCATTGCGGCTTGGACTGGATTGTTGTGTGCTGTTGTTATTTACATGGTATATAGATATAACAAAAAATTGGCATTAAGAATTCAGAGCCAGTCGCTTATGGCTGCAGCGAAAGACAATCGATCAGATGCTTGGGTCAGCGTTGGGGCAGCAATTGGCATCTTCGGTTCTCAGTTTGGCTTGCCTTGGCTGGATCCTGCAGCGGCATTAGTCGTTGGTTTTCTAATTTGCAAAACCGGGTGGGACATCTTTAGAGAAGCTTCCCATGATTTGACAGACGGCTTTGACGAAGAAAAACTAAAAACATATGAGCAAGCAGTTTATACGGTAGCCGGGGTAAAAGGGGTCAAAAACATTCGGGCACGAAAATATGGCAATAACCCTGTAGTGGATGTGGTTATATTGGTCAATTCTAAATTAGGAATAGCGGCAGCGCACGATATTTCGAACGAAGTGGAGGATCTCCTGATGAAACGCCACGGAGTGATTGAAGCGCATGTTCACGTGGAACCAAAATAA
- a CDS encoding DapH/DapD/GlmU-related protein yields the protein MDTNDFLAHLNSGKAIEGGSEMHQMMHNLAQEALKITVELNGKYHTPEEVQELFSRLTGKPLDPTFALFPPFYTDCGKNIRIGKNVFINSGCRFQDQGGITIGDGSLIGHNAVLATLNHDMDPRKRSTMHPAPITIGKDVWIGANVTVVPGINIGDGAVIAAGAVVTRNVPSNTIAGGVPAKAIKQIEAGKE from the coding sequence ATGGATACCAACGACTTTTTAGCACATCTAAACAGTGGGAAAGCAATTGAGGGCGGTTCGGAGATGCACCAAATGATGCATAATCTGGCGCAGGAAGCCTTGAAAATAACGGTGGAATTGAATGGGAAATACCATACGCCTGAAGAAGTCCAGGAATTATTTTCCCGGTTGACCGGCAAACCGCTAGATCCTACTTTTGCCTTGTTCCCGCCTTTTTACACGGACTGCGGCAAAAACATCCGTATCGGCAAGAATGTCTTTATCAATTCAGGCTGCCGCTTTCAGGATCAGGGAGGCATTACGATAGGCGATGGATCGCTTATCGGGCATAACGCCGTGTTAGCGACGTTGAATCATGACATGGACCCTCGAAAGCGCAGCACGATGCACCCTGCTCCTATTACCATCGGCAAAGATGTCTGGATCGGCGCAAACGTCACAGTGGTTCCAGGTATCAACATCGGAGACGGAGCTGTTATTGCGGCTGGTGCAGTCGTTACACGGAATGTTCCGTCGAACACCATTGCAGGGGGTGTGCCTGCTAAAGCGATCAAGCAAATTGAAGCCGGTAAAGAATAG
- a CDS encoding NAD(P)-dependent alcohol dehydrogenase, with translation MVTAKARAVDGPDKSFYETEIQRRDLDINDVLIEIKFSGICHSDIHTAHGEWGPVNYPLVPGHEIAGIVTEVGSNVSTYKVGDRVGVGCMVDSCGECKNCQKGEEQYCLKGNVPTYAGVDKYGEPTQGGYATHIVVTEDFVVRIPDNIELDAAAPLLCAGITTYSPLNHWGAGPGKKVAIVGMGGLGHMAVKIASAMGADVTVLSQTLSKKEDGMQFGAKDYYATSDSETFSKLAGTFDLIINTVSAKIDMDAYFSLLTLDGTLVNVGAPAEPLAVNVFSLIGHRRSFAGSMIGGIRETQEMLDFCAKHNIAPKIEVISADRIDEAYERVLASDVKYRFVIDISTM, from the coding sequence ATGGTTACAGCTAAAGCAAGAGCGGTCGATGGGCCGGACAAATCTTTTTATGAAACAGAAATTCAGCGCCGCGACTTGGATATCAATGATGTTCTGATTGAAATCAAATTTTCAGGGATCTGCCATTCCGATATCCATACGGCTCACGGCGAATGGGGGCCTGTGAATTATCCATTGGTTCCGGGACACGAGATTGCCGGGATTGTTACGGAAGTTGGATCGAATGTTTCTACGTACAAAGTCGGCGACCGGGTAGGGGTTGGCTGCATGGTGGACTCATGCGGCGAATGCAAGAACTGCCAAAAAGGTGAAGAACAGTACTGCCTAAAAGGCAACGTCCCGACGTATGCGGGCGTGGATAAATACGGCGAACCAACCCAGGGCGGTTATGCGACGCATATCGTGGTCACGGAAGATTTCGTTGTCCGGATTCCTGACAACATTGAATTGGACGCGGCTGCACCTTTGCTTTGTGCTGGCATCACGACGTATTCACCGTTGAACCATTGGGGAGCCGGGCCAGGCAAAAAAGTGGCGATCGTCGGTATGGGAGGACTCGGCCATATGGCTGTCAAAATCGCAAGTGCAATGGGGGCAGATGTGACAGTTTTGTCGCAGACCTTGAGCAAAAAAGAAGACGGCATGCAGTTTGGCGCGAAAGACTATTATGCCACGAGCGATTCTGAAACTTTCTCGAAACTTGCCGGCACGTTCGACTTGATCATCAATACGGTAAGCGCCAAGATCGACATGGATGCGTATTTCTCTTTGTTGACGCTGGACGGTACATTAGTAAACGTCGGTGCGCCTGCAGAACCGCTCGCAGTAAATGTGTTTTCCCTAATTGGCCATCGCCGTTCATTCGCAGGTTCCATGATTGGCGGCATCCGTGAGACGCAGGAAATGCTGGATTTCTGTGCAAAACATAATATTGCTCCGAAAATTGAAGTGATATCGGCGGACCGGATTGACGAAGCTTATGAACGTGTATTGGCTTCAGATGTAAAATACCGCTTTGTCATCGATATCAGCACGATGTAA
- a CDS encoding MerR family transcriptional regulator: MKTYSIGEVAKELNLTVYTIRYYDKEGLIPFVERSESGIRLFKESDIAALNVIECLKASGMPIKEIKNFIDWCSEGDATLQQRYDMFMERKATVEAQMAELRKTMEVIEHKCMYYQTALEAGTEDIHKQKNIAASIPASR; this comes from the coding sequence ATGAAAACATATTCGATAGGTGAAGTTGCGAAAGAGTTGAATTTAACGGTCTACACGATCCGTTACTACGATAAGGAAGGGCTAATCCCGTTTGTTGAGCGTTCAGAAAGCGGCATCCGTCTGTTTAAAGAAAGTGATATTGCCGCATTGAATGTCATAGAATGCCTGAAAGCAAGCGGCATGCCGATAAAGGAAATCAAAAATTTCATCGACTGGTGTTCGGAGGGGGATGCTACGCTGCAGCAGCGCTATGACATGTTCATGGAGCGAAAAGCGACGGTAGAAGCCCAGATGGCCGAACTAAGAAAGACGATGGAAGTCATTGAACACAAATGTATGTACTACCAAACGGCGTTGGAAGCCGGCACTGAAGACATCCATAAGCAGAAAAATATCGCTGCTTCCATCCCTGCCAGCCGGTAA
- a CDS encoding DMT family transporter, which produces MKGIFFALAGGFFLTLQSVANAEISSHIGTWQAAAMTQLTGFLFALLIVVLLRDRTYRQLNQVSPLYGSGGMLAAIVLFCNMTAVHIMGVTLTIGVFLIAQLVMALAIDGKGWFDMSKKKISWTQVIGVLLMITGVIVLKW; this is translated from the coding sequence ATGAAAGGGATATTTTTTGCGCTGGCTGGCGGCTTTTTTCTGACTTTGCAGAGCGTGGCGAATGCAGAGATCAGCAGCCATATCGGCACTTGGCAAGCGGCGGCCATGACTCAGTTGACGGGATTTTTGTTCGCCCTTCTTATTGTCGTCCTGCTCAGAGACCGGACTTACCGGCAACTTAACCAGGTATCGCCTCTTTATGGATCTGGCGGCATGTTGGCAGCCATTGTACTGTTCTGCAATATGACGGCTGTCCATATTATGGGCGTTACGCTGACAATCGGCGTGTTTTTGATTGCCCAGCTCGTCATGGCTCTTGCCATCGACGGCAAAGGCTGGTTTGATATGTCCAAAAAGAAAATTAGCTGGACACAAGTCATTGGCGTCTTGTTGATGATTACAGGTGTTATTGTCTTGAAATGGTGA
- a CDS encoding Crp/Fnr family transcriptional regulator, translating to MDPRVTDYLKQYQLTDLLPHELKQEMTLATFKNGERLFSQDDEAHVLYFLVKGKLKISMLSPEGKRLILAFRTPFDIVGDIEYVRDCHFINTVEAVTDIEVIGISHGSLRKQLNENAAWLQFLLRTITQKFESKSRAMNFNLLYTVDVRVASYLLSMTPTQPVLNSTSLVDMADLIGTSYRHLNRVLRQFEEAGWLVKKRGKITLLDRKALLAQAGQNIYE from the coding sequence ATGGACCCGCGTGTAACGGATTATTTAAAGCAGTATCAACTCACGGATTTGTTACCGCATGAGTTAAAGCAAGAAATGACTCTTGCTACTTTCAAAAACGGTGAACGCCTGTTTTCTCAAGACGATGAAGCGCATGTACTTTATTTTCTTGTCAAAGGAAAACTGAAAATTTCCATGTTGTCCCCTGAAGGAAAGCGATTGATTCTGGCCTTCAGGACGCCCTTTGATATTGTAGGAGACATTGAATATGTGCGGGACTGCCATTTCATCAATACCGTAGAAGCCGTTACGGATATTGAAGTGATTGGAATTTCGCATGGCAGCTTGCGAAAACAATTGAATGAAAATGCTGCATGGCTGCAATTTTTGCTTCGGACGATCACTCAAAAATTCGAAAGCAAATCCAGAGCGATGAACTTCAACTTGCTTTATACCGTTGATGTCCGAGTCGCGAGCTACCTTCTTTCCATGACGCCCACGCAACCGGTTTTGAATTCCACATCACTCGTCGATATGGCTGATTTGATCGGCACCAGCTACCGCCATTTAAACCGGGTGCTGCGGCAGTTTGAAGAAGCGGGCTGGCTTGTGAAAAAGCGAGGAAAAATTACGCTGCTCGATCGAAAGGCATTGTTGGCGCAAGCCGGTCAGAATATATACGAATAG
- a CDS encoding DMT family transporter — MISGILLALIGGGFVSLQNTFNANVKKRVSVWTTTALVLFLGFAASFVAGVVSEGSGLFSFQAEPWFWFSGIVGVGVVACVTQGVQILGPSHAISLVMVSQIFFGLVWDGLGWFGLEQIPFTWQSLLGVLLISGGVLLFQLGPKLEQKRSLNPKAWPIKPNN, encoded by the coding sequence ATGATTAGCGGCATCTTGCTGGCACTTATCGGCGGCGGATTTGTCAGCCTCCAGAATACATTTAATGCAAACGTCAAAAAACGGGTGAGCGTCTGGACGACTACTGCACTTGTGCTGTTTCTTGGATTTGCTGCATCGTTTGTGGCAGGTGTAGTTTCAGAAGGAAGCGGATTGTTCAGCTTCCAGGCAGAACCGTGGTTCTGGTTCAGCGGAATCGTCGGAGTCGGAGTGGTGGCTTGCGTCACCCAAGGCGTGCAGATTCTCGGACCAAGCCACGCCATTTCACTCGTCATGGTCTCTCAGATTTTCTTCGGTTTGGTATGGGATGGGCTTGGCTGGTTCGGGCTCGAACAAATCCCGTTCACTTGGCAATCGCTTCTTGGCGTCCTGCTGATCAGCGGTGGTGTGCTCCTGTTCCAATTAGGACCGAAGCTGGAACAAAAACGTTCGCTAAATCCAAAAGCATGGCCAATTAAGCCAAACAACTGA
- the sstT gene encoding serine/threonine transporter SstT, whose translation MKLLSTWNRISLVKQIMIGLVVGVALALLIPEAAKSLTIFGALFVGALKAIAPVLVLFLVMASIAQHKKGQQTNMKSIIFLYLLGTFLAGLIAVIASFIFPVSIALTEGAKDLAPPGNAIEVIKTLVLNVVDNPVNALINANYIGILAWAIVLGLALRNAADSTKTLITNFSDAVAKLVGWVIKLAPLGIMGLVIESITTNGLESLLGYGKLLALLIGCMVFVALVINPIIVFINIRQNPYPLVFKCIRESGITAFFTRSSAANIPVNMTLCEKLGLDPDTYSVSIPLGATVNMAGAAVTISVLTLAAVNTLGIQVDIPTAIILSVLAAVCACGASGVAGGSLLLIPLACSLFGIPNDVAMQVVGVGFIIGVLQDSFETSLNSSTDVLFTATAEYKKRLKEGEKVNFKKVFALHKASKDLAKN comes from the coding sequence ATGAAATTATTAAGCACGTGGAATCGAATCAGTCTTGTAAAGCAAATCATGATCGGCTTGGTTGTTGGGGTGGCTTTGGCTCTTTTGATTCCGGAAGCAGCAAAATCATTAACTATTTTCGGCGCCTTGTTTGTCGGTGCATTAAAAGCAATCGCTCCTGTATTGGTGTTGTTTTTGGTCATGGCATCAATCGCACAGCATAAAAAAGGCCAGCAAACCAATATGAAATCAATCATCTTCCTTTATCTTCTTGGAACATTTTTAGCAGGTTTGATTGCAGTTATTGCCAGCTTCATTTTTCCGGTCAGTATTGCTTTAACTGAAGGAGCGAAGGATTTAGCGCCTCCAGGAAATGCAATTGAAGTCATCAAAACATTGGTCTTGAATGTTGTCGATAATCCGGTCAACGCCCTGATCAATGCCAACTACATCGGCATCTTGGCTTGGGCGATTGTTCTTGGATTGGCGCTTAGAAATGCCGCGGATTCTACGAAAACTTTGATCACGAATTTCTCAGATGCAGTGGCCAAATTGGTAGGATGGGTCATTAAATTGGCGCCGCTTGGCATCATGGGCCTAGTTATTGAGTCGATTACGACAAACGGATTGGAGTCGCTGCTTGGCTACGGAAAACTGCTTGCCCTTTTAATCGGGTGTATGGTGTTTGTTGCACTAGTCATCAATCCAATCATTGTGTTTATCAACATCCGCCAAAACCCTTATCCATTGGTATTTAAATGTATTAGAGAAAGCGGAATTACGGCGTTCTTTACTCGCAGTTCAGCAGCAAACATCCCGGTAAACATGACCCTATGTGAAAAACTGGGCTTGGACCCGGACACGTATTCGGTCTCTATTCCGCTTGGTGCAACGGTCAATATGGCCGGTGCAGCCGTAACCATTTCCGTTTTGACGCTTGCTGCGGTGAATACGCTTGGCATTCAAGTGGATATCCCGACAGCTATCATCCTGAGTGTGCTTGCTGCAGTTTGTGCATGCGGCGCATCTGGTGTTGCCGGCGGTTCGCTTCTGTTGATCCCGCTTGCGTGCAGCTTGTTTGGGATTCCAAATGATGTAGCGATGCAGGTAGTCGGTGTAGGATTTATCATCGGCGTATTGCAGGATTCTTTTGAAACATCGCTTAACTCTTCTACAGACGTTCTTTTCACAGCAACAGCTGAATACAAGAAGCGTTTGAAAGAAGGAGAGAAAGTGAACTTCAAAAAAGTTTTTGCTTTACACAAAGCTTCTAAAGATTTGGCGAAAAACTAA
- a CDS encoding LTA synthase family protein, with translation MKTLDYWVYLALTASKLYLFSIYTDTPFSFGFFLISLSGALVLSSWTLLIGAKKRRWILLSLLALHSILLISDVWYYRYFGDLLSVQLISSMTQMSDVGGGFMSLIRWTDFFFFADFFVFLAFILMLRKRQNPVHGTANKKLASVILAAGLVIFAAPILSSVAKGEAWLSGDAVSDMREYYELGFWGYHGYDLAKGAVSLVQDTSPSEQNQALVQEAFAASVTENTGEQPNVILVQLESLQSSLIGQEIGGEEVTPYLNELKNEMLYFPAFHHQTHEGRTSDAEFTINTSLHPLRTGSVYTRYADSTFNSLPETLRDGGYDTAAMHAYEKSFWNRDTVYKNIGFSHFFSKEDYPDTEKIGMAINDEDFFLTSIDHMKQLEEPYYSFLVALSSHIPFEMPEDRKQLELRGYEDELVRNYYHSVHYVDGAVQSFVNELKAQDMWDDALVIFYGDHDSGLVEAGGEMATQLGVDGTAEQFELFRTVPLWIKPPGLAKGETVETAGGQIDVAPTILEVAGIDQGFMLGTSLLSDAERLTVFRNGSFRKGDLYFEPDLTTASGSGECYSIESGKKVEDARCEPFIEEALNQLRISDTVIENNGLEYIETQ, from the coding sequence ATGAAAACACTCGACTATTGGGTCTACCTGGCCCTTACTGCAAGCAAGTTATATTTGTTCAGCATCTACACCGACACACCGTTCAGCTTTGGGTTCTTTCTGATTAGTTTATCAGGAGCGCTTGTGTTATCGAGCTGGACTTTATTGATAGGCGCGAAAAAACGCCGGTGGATTTTGCTGTCGCTATTGGCACTCCATAGCATTTTGCTGATTTCGGATGTATGGTATTACCGATATTTCGGTGATTTGCTGTCTGTGCAGCTGATTTCGTCCATGACGCAAATGAGCGACGTAGGCGGAGGCTTTATGAGTTTGATCCGCTGGACGGATTTTTTCTTCTTCGCTGATTTCTTCGTTTTCCTGGCCTTCATCCTGATGCTTCGGAAGCGCCAGAACCCTGTCCACGGGACTGCGAATAAGAAGCTGGCAAGCGTCATTTTAGCTGCCGGTTTAGTCATTTTTGCTGCACCTATTCTGTCCAGCGTCGCTAAAGGCGAAGCTTGGCTATCCGGCGACGCGGTCAGCGATATGCGGGAATACTATGAACTTGGATTTTGGGGCTACCATGGCTACGATTTGGCAAAAGGCGCCGTTTCGTTGGTCCAGGATACTTCACCATCTGAGCAAAATCAGGCACTGGTACAGGAAGCATTTGCTGCCAGTGTTACCGAAAACACCGGCGAACAGCCGAATGTCATTCTCGTGCAGCTGGAATCCCTTCAGTCTTCTCTTATCGGGCAGGAAATTGGCGGGGAGGAAGTGACGCCATACTTAAACGAACTGAAAAACGAAATGCTTTACTTCCCGGCTTTCCATCACCAAACCCACGAAGGGCGCACGTCGGATGCTGAATTCACGATCAACACATCGCTTCATCCGCTGCGCACCGGCTCGGTCTATACCCGGTATGCGGACAGCACGTTCAATTCTTTGCCGGAAACCTTGCGGGACGGCGGCTACGATACCGCGGCGATGCATGCCTACGAAAAAAGTTTCTGGAACCGGGATACCGTCTATAAGAATATTGGATTTTCCCATTTCTTCAGCAAAGAAGATTATCCGGATACCGAAAAAATTGGCATGGCCATCAACGATGAAGATTTTTTCTTAACTTCCATCGACCACATGAAGCAATTGGAAGAACCATATTATAGCTTTTTGGTCGCCTTAAGCAGCCACATCCCGTTTGAAATGCCGGAAGACCGAAAGCAATTGGAGCTGCGTGGCTACGAAGATGAACTTGTTCGCAATTATTACCACTCCGTCCATTACGTCGACGGGGCTGTCCAGTCTTTCGTCAATGAACTGAAAGCACAAGATATGTGGGATGATGCGCTCGTCATTTTTTACGGAGACCATGACAGCGGCTTAGTTGAAGCAGGAGGCGAAATGGCGACTCAGCTAGGTGTTGATGGCACAGCGGAACAATTTGAACTGTTCCGGACGGTCCCGCTATGGATCAAGCCGCCGGGTCTTGCAAAAGGCGAAACCGTTGAAACTGCCGGTGGCCAAATTGACGTAGCGCCAACCATTTTGGAAGTGGCGGGCATCGACCAAGGATTTATGCTTGGAACTTCGCTGTTATCAGATGCCGAACGCCTCACCGTCTTCCGCAATGGTTCGTTCCGCAAAGGAGATTTATATTTTGAACCTGATTTAACGACCGCTTCCGGATCCGGAGAATGCTATTCCATCGAAAGTGGAAAAAAAGTTGAAGATGCACGTTGTGAGCCGTTTATCGAAGAGGCCCTCAATCAACTGCGTATTTCCGATACCGTCATTGAGAACAACGGCCTTGAGTATATAGAAACACAGTAA
- a CDS encoding putative glycolipid-binding domain-containing protein: MFSNEIVWENKETFGCEYLKCLITDTAVLAESTVIYLGPSSPVQLDYQIEMDRSWRTKLLNIHSKSGQSLQLTSIGSGKWADKNGTIMAELDGAVDVDLSATPFTNSLPVNRFNWKPNQQRVLEMVYISAPSLEVFKMKQTYTFIGSRGEIRVFNFQSPGFESLISTDEKGFVVDYPGLFKRKY; this comes from the coding sequence ATGTTTTCAAACGAAATAGTTTGGGAAAATAAAGAAACCTTCGGATGTGAATATTTAAAATGCCTTATTACGGACACTGCCGTCCTCGCAGAAAGTACAGTTATATATTTGGGGCCAAGTTCTCCTGTTCAACTTGATTATCAAATTGAAATGGACCGCTCCTGGCGTACAAAGCTTCTAAATATCCATTCCAAGAGTGGACAGAGTTTACAGCTCACTTCTATAGGCTCCGGGAAATGGGCCGACAAGAATGGAACCATAATGGCGGAACTGGATGGAGCGGTTGATGTCGATCTATCTGCTACTCCTTTTACCAATTCACTTCCGGTAAATCGTTTTAACTGGAAACCGAATCAACAAAGAGTTCTGGAGATGGTCTACATTTCTGCTCCTTCGCTGGAAGTTTTCAAAATGAAGCAGACCTACACTTTTATAGGGAGCAGGGGAGAGATTCGGGTTTTTAATTTCCAAAGTCCTGGATTTGAGTCCCTCATTTCCACTGATGAAAAAGGATTTGTTGTTGACTATCCCGGGCTATTCAAAAGAAAATATTAA
- a CDS encoding SMI1/KNR4 family protein: MTQNTYKAAKKLLLKYKSKADFVGEVPSGIIAKAEEALELEFTGSYLDFLQNFGAGDFNGEEIYGILDSDFENSSVPDAIWYTLQERKETNLPLNLLVIYDTGSEELFCLNFNDLDETGEPKVVSYMPGIDMGEQNFEIIAENFCDFLLELLEDSLD; this comes from the coding sequence TTGACTCAAAACACATACAAAGCCGCTAAGAAATTGCTATTGAAATACAAAAGCAAAGCAGATTTTGTAGGTGAAGTACCTTCTGGAATTATTGCGAAAGCTGAGGAGGCTTTAGAACTTGAGTTTACTGGCTCCTATTTGGATTTTTTACAGAATTTTGGTGCAGGAGATTTTAATGGAGAAGAAATTTATGGCATCTTAGATAGCGACTTTGAGAATTCTTCTGTCCCAGACGCAATCTGGTATACTCTTCAGGAACGAAAAGAAACGAATCTCCCTTTGAATCTTCTTGTCATTTATGATACTGGGAGCGAAGAGCTTTTTTGTTTGAATTTTAATGATCTAGATGAAACAGGAGAACCTAAAGTTGTTTCTTATATGCCAGGGATAGATATGGGGGAACAAAATTTTGAAATTATTGCTGAAAACTTTTGCGACTTTTTGTTGGAACTATTAGAAGACTCTTTGGACTAA